From one Syngnathoides biaculeatus isolate LvHL_M chromosome 12, ASM1980259v1, whole genome shotgun sequence genomic stretch:
- the herc4 gene encoding probable E3 ubiquitin-protein ligase HERC4, translated as MLCWGNASYGQLGLGGIDEEIVVEPRRCDFFHAKLVRDVGCGRKHTAFVLDDGTVYTCGCNDLGQLGHEKSRKKPEQVVALDAQIITAVSCGESHTLALNDSGQLFSWGLGSDGQLGLNNYEESVRVPRNIKALTDVQITQVACGYWHSLALSKGSQIFSWGQNRYGQLGLGVNGQCLSNPQIIQSLQGIPFAQISAGGAHSFALTLSGAVFGWGRNKFGQLGLNDSNDRCFPTLLKSLRSQKVIFVSCGEDHTAALTKEGGVFTFGAGGYGQLGHNSTNHEINPRKVFELMGNIVTQVACGRQHTLAFTPSCGKMDSFGLGGNGQLGTRSSSNRKSPGPVKGPWIHSVDSEGRVMDQDCCIKKIYAGGDQSFAHYSTVNSLQNSDDVATPDAQRRVCTLNEETIQRWLNHTPGRLPLEISNEIDLVFSTASCLNGSFLSMSHPNHYSTSNKCSGTDVNMARLLFHKLISSDYPEITQLIAASMEKNLIPRLSNSPPDIEALRLYLTLPECPLFSDPNNYVTISIPFAKSLISLKEAALKVLGNWWSTFEPQVFQRLVELYKEVVVYLLQMHKVGIPSTEQRIFTSFLDTSLRLLEILHVVNERGGHIIQYDKFYIHELEDLIDIRNDYITWIQRQMYPSGQDGVVTMCRYPFVFDALAKTTLLQTDAVLQMQMAVDQAQMQNLSSMFLPAVESVNPCLILIVRRENIVGDTMEVLRKSKNVDYKKPLKVIFVGEEAVDAGGVRKEFFLLIMKELLDPKYGMFRYHEESRLLWFSSKTFEDIDLFNLIGVICGLAIYNLTIVELNFPVALYKKLLKRNPTFDDLKELKPDVGRSLQLLLDYPEDDIEETFCLNFTITEENYGATEVLELIPNGENINVKKSNRQDFVNAYVDYTFNTSVAPLFECFYAGFHKVCGGKVLELFQPNELQAMVIGNTNYDWTELEKSTEYKGDYWADHQTIKLFWQVFHNLPLEKKKEFLLFLTGSDRIPILGMKSLKLVIQPTSGGEHYLPVAHTCFNLLDLPKYTNAETLREKLLQAIDHNQGFNLA; from the exons ATGCTGTGTTGGGGCAATGCTTCCTACGGCCAGCTTGGTTTGGGAGGCATTGATGAAGAGATAGTGGTGGAGCCGAGGAGATGCGACTTCTTCCACGCGAAGCTAGTGCGCGATGTAGGCTGCGGTCGCAAGCACACAGCCTTCGTGCTGGACGATGGCACAGTGTACACGTGTGGCTGCAACGATCTCGGTCAACTGGGCCACGAGAAGTCCCGAAAGAAACCAG AGCAGGTTGTGGCTTTGGATGCTCAGATCATAACAGCAGTGTCTTGTGGAGAGTCGCATACACTTGCCTTGAATGACAGCGGGCAGCTTTTCTCATGGGGCCTGGGCTCAGATGGGCAGCTTGGCTTAAACAACTATGAGGAAAGTGTTCGTGTGCCTAG AAACATCAAGGCTTTGACTGATGTTCAAATCACTCAGGTAGCCTGTGGGTACTGGCACTCACTAGCACTTTCAAAAG GGAGCCAGATTTTCTCCTGGGGACAGAATCGATATGGACAACTTGGGCTTGGAGTCAATGGCCAATGCCTTTCTAACCCCCAAATTATTCAGTCTCTGCAGGGCATTCCTTTTGCTCAAATATCAGCAGGTGGAGCTCACAGCTTTGCACTCACCCTCTCAGGAGCTGTGTTCGGTTGGGGCCGTAACAAGTTTGGTCAACTTGGTCTCAATGACAGCAACG accGGTGTTTTCCAACTTTGCTGAAGTCGCTTAGATCgcagaaagttatttttgtctCCTGTGGAGAAGATCACACAGCAGCCCTGACCAAG GAAGGGGGCGTCTTTACATTTGGAGCAGGGGGATATGGTCAGTTGGGGCATAACTCTACAAATCATGAAATCAACCCAAGGAAAGTCTTTGAGCTCATGGGAAACATAGTCACCCAGGTTGCGTGTGGAAG GCAGCACACACTGGCTTTTACACCCTCATGCGGAAAGATGGACTCATTTGGTCTTGGAGGAAATGGACAGCTTGGTACCCGTTCCAGCTctaacaggaaaagcccaggccCCGTCAAGGGCCCCTGGATACACTCTGTTGATTCAGAGGGTAGAG TTATGGATCAGGACTGTTGTATCAAGAAAATTTATGCCGGAGGAGACCAAAGTTTTGCTCACTATTCTACTGTCAAT AGCCTGCAAAACAGCGATGATGTGGCGACACCAGATGCCCAACGAAGAGTTTGTACCTTGAATGAGGAAACCATCCAGAGATGGCTGAACCATACACCAGGAAGACTGCCACTAGAAATCTCCAA TGAAATTGACCTGGTGTTCTCAACTGCAAGCTGCCTCAATGGATccttcttgtctatgag TCATCCAAATCACTACAGTACCAGCAATAAATGTTCCGGGACTGACGTGAACATGGCCCGTCTTCTATTTCACAAACTGATCTCAAGTGACTACCCTGAGATCACCCAACTG ATTGCTGCAAGTATGGAGAAGAATCTAATTCCCCGACTAAGCAACTCCCCTCCCGACATAGAAGCACTGAGACTCTACCTCACTCTTCCAGAATGTCCTCTCTTCAGCGATCCCAACAATTATGTGACGATCTCCATCCCATTTGCCAAATCTCTCATCAGCTTGAAAGAAGCGGCACTTAAAGTGTTAG GAAACTGGTGGTCTACATTTGAGCCCCAGGTCTTCCAGCGGCTGGTCGAGTTGTACAAAGAAGTGGTGGTTTACCTGCTCCAGATGCACAAGGTGGGAATCCCATCAACAGAGCAAAGAATTTTCACTTCTTTTCTGGACACGTCACTCCGACTGCTGGAGATCCTCCACGTG GTCAACGAGCGAGGTGGACACATTATACAGTATGATAAATTCTACATTCATGAGTTGGAAGACTTGATAGACATCCGAAATGACTACATCACATGGATTCAGAGACAAATGTACCCAAGT GGTCAAGATGGTGTGGTGACAATGTGCAGGTATCCCTTTGTATTTGATGCCCTGGCGAAGACTACTCTGCTACAGACTGATGCTGTTTTACAAATGCAG ATGGCAGTGGATCAGGCTCAAATGCAAAACTTGAGTTCCATGTTCTTGCCTGCTGTGGAATCTGTAAATCCCTGCCTCATCCTCATCGTCCGGAGGGAAAATATAGTTGGAGACACCATGGAAGTTCTCAGGAAGTCAAAGAATGTCGACTACAAGAAGCCGCTCAAG GTCATCTTTGTGGGAGAAGAGGCAGTGGATGCAGGAGGTGTGAGAAAGGAGTTCTTTCTCTTGATCATGAAAGAGCTGTTGGATCCAAAGTATGGGATGTTCCGTTACCATGAGGAGTCAAGGCTCCTCTGGTTTTCAAGCAAG ACCTTTGAGGACATTGATTTGTTTAACCTCATTGGAGTCATCTGTGGTCTCGCAATCTACAACCTCACCATTGTGGAGCTGAACTTCCCAGTGGCCCTGTACAAAAAGCTTCTGAAAAGGAATCCAACATTCGATGACCTGAAGGAGCTCAAGCCAGATGTGGGAAG AAGTCTCCAACTGTTACTGGACTACCCTGAAGATGACATTGAGGAAACCTTCTGCTTGAACTTTACA ATCACAGAGGAAAACTATGGTGCTACAGAGGTGTTGGAGCTCATACCCAACGGTGAAAACATCAATGTTAAAAAATCCAACAG GCAGGACTTCGTCAATGCTTACGTGGACTACACGTTTAACACCTCGGTTGCGCCACTATTTGAGTGTTTCTATGCAGGCTTCCACAAGGTGTGTGGAGGCAAAGTTCTGGAGCTTTTCCAGCCCAATGAACTGCAAGCCATGGTGATTGGCAACACCAACTATGACTGGACTGAACTTGAAAAG agcaCTGAATATAAGGGAGACTACTGGGCAGACCATCAGACCATCAAACTCTTCTGGCAAGTGTTCCACAACCTTCCTttagagaagaagaaagagttTCTCT TGTTTCTCACAGGAAGTGATCGCATACCCATTTTGGGCATGAAAAGCCTTAAACTAGTGATCCAGCCAACCAGTGGGGGAGAACATTACTTGCCCGTCGCCCACACATGCTTCAACCTTTTGGACCTGCCCAAATACACTAATGCAGAAACACTGCGTGAGAAGCTTCTTCAAGCTATAGATCATAATCAAGGCTTCAATCTAGCCTGA
- the LOC133509604 gene encoding androgen-dependent TFPI-regulating protein isoform X1, whose amino-acid sequence MLQSAAYERRSPLLYFILNSGPLVCIELNIRDNLLCNFHASDRTFYVSTSSYIFCTSVNQYCINIEIKMASNLKGVYHAAAFGWYVFVVTTLAAKNGEELPPGIFVYGGPWKYLTFLNLLLQMVFFGLAAVNDLHHGKNSASTLNRCTDLMFSIFAFPVGMFVVVLFWTIFAYDRELVYPATIDAFLPPWTNHAMHTFVLPLVLGEFLVQYHAYPQTKCALATLGLVGLGYLFWIVWVYVSAGIWVYPLLGHFSAVGLVGFFCFNMSVVTLFYLLGDKLNSQVWKNRCNRY is encoded by the exons ATGCTGCAGAGCGCGGCTTATGAAAGACGCAGTCCTCTGCTGTACTTCATACTGAACAGTGGGCCTCTTGTGTGTATTGAGCTAAACATTCGTGATAATCTTCTTTGCAATTTTCATGCTTCAGACCGGACCTTTTATGTCTCGACTTCATCATACATATTTTGCACAAGTGTAAATCAGTATTGTATAAATATTGAGATAAAAATGGCTTCAAACCTGAAGGGAGTTTACCACGCCGCAGCATTCGGctggtatgtttttgttgtaaCGACTCTGGCTGCTAAGAATGGAGAAGAATTACCACCTGGGATCTTTGTATACGGAGGACCTTGGAAATACCTCACTTTTTTGAATTTG TTACTACAAATGGTATTCTTTGGACTGGCTGCAGTGAATGATCTTCACCATGGGAAAAACTCAGCAAGCACACTCAACAGGTGTACGGATCTCATGTTCTCTATTTTTGCCTTCCCTGTAGGCATG TTTGTCGTTGTTCTTTTTTGGACTATCTTTGCCTATGACAGAGAGCTGGTCTACCCGGCAACAATTGATGCCTTCCTCCCTCCTTGGACAAACCATGCAATG CATACATTTGTCCTTCCTTTGGTACTTGGAGAATTTCTGGTGCAGTACCATGCCTACCCTCAAACAAAGTGTGCACTGGCCACACTGGGATTAGTGGGCTTGGGTTACCTGTTCTG GATTGTCTGGGTGTACGTCTCAGCAGGAATTTGGGTGTATCCCCTCCTTGGGCATTTCAGTGCTGTTGGTCTGGTGGgcttcttttgttttaatatgtCTGTGGTGACCTTATTCTACCTTCTCGGAGACAAACTCAACAGCCAAGTGTGGAAAAACAGATGTAATCGGTACTGA
- the LOC133509604 gene encoding uncharacterized protein LOC133509604 isoform X2, translating into MLQSAAYERRSPLLYFILNSGPLVCIELNIRDNLLCNFHASDRTFYVSTSSYIFCTSVNQYCINIEIKMASNLKGVYHAAAFGWYVFVVTTLAAKNGEELPPGIFVYGGPWKYLTFLNLLLQMVFFGLAAVNDLHHGKNSASTLNRCTDLMFSIFAFPVGMFVVVLFWTIFAYDRELVYPATIDAFLPPWTNHAMVWKTPYICPSFGTWRISGAVPCLPSNKVCTGHTGISGLGLPVLDCLGVRLSRNLGVSPPWAFQCCWSGGLLLF; encoded by the exons ATGCTGCAGAGCGCGGCTTATGAAAGACGCAGTCCTCTGCTGTACTTCATACTGAACAGTGGGCCTCTTGTGTGTATTGAGCTAAACATTCGTGATAATCTTCTTTGCAATTTTCATGCTTCAGACCGGACCTTTTATGTCTCGACTTCATCATACATATTTTGCACAAGTGTAAATCAGTATTGTATAAATATTGAGATAAAAATGGCTTCAAACCTGAAGGGAGTTTACCACGCCGCAGCATTCGGctggtatgtttttgttgtaaCGACTCTGGCTGCTAAGAATGGAGAAGAATTACCACCTGGGATCTTTGTATACGGAGGACCTTGGAAATACCTCACTTTTTTGAATTTG TTACTACAAATGGTATTCTTTGGACTGGCTGCAGTGAATGATCTTCACCATGGGAAAAACTCAGCAAGCACACTCAACAGGTGTACGGATCTCATGTTCTCTATTTTTGCCTTCCCTGTAGGCATG TTTGTCGTTGTTCTTTTTTGGACTATCTTTGCCTATGACAGAGAGCTGGTCTACCCGGCAACAATTGATGCCTTCCTCCCTCCTTGGACAAACCATGCAATGGTCTGGAAAACGC CATACATTTGTCCTTCCTTTGGTACTTGGAGAATTTCTGGTGCAGTACCATGCCTACCCTCAAACAAAGTGTGCACTGGCCACACTGGGATTAGTGGGCTTGGGTTACCTGTTCTG GATTGTCTGGGTGTACGTCTCAGCAGGAATTTGGGTGTATCCCCTCCTTGGGCATTTCAGTGCTGTTGGTCTGGTGGgcttcttttgttttaa